In one Trichlorobacter lovleyi SZ genomic region, the following are encoded:
- a CDS encoding capsule biosynthesis protein: protein MELRRFLLLQGVCSPFFACLAERLIREGHRVHKINFNGGDAAYWRGMPARSFRGPVTDLPVFLKSTFQEHQISDIVLFGDRRPVHTSAVQLAQSSSIRVHVFEEGYFRPHWVTLERDGVNAHSLLPRDPVWYREIGKQLGDSLVTEPFQTTLRIRATHDVLYHLASAVNPLLYPGYRTHAPCIAPLMYAGYVRRFALKPLHERRDTVLVNQLISSQTPYYLLPLQLNSDAQIRDHSNFKDMADVMAFVMASFALHAPAGSRLVIKNHPLDMGLVNYPRIIAELEAHYGVTGRVDYLETGNLEALVQHARGTVTVNSTVGGVALQYSCPTITLSDPIYNLAGLTFQGELDSFWQHAEPPDQELFRCFKATVIQSTQINGGFYCVRGIDLAVKNSINRLTADCSPLEELL from the coding sequence ATGGAGCTGCGTCGTTTTCTGTTGTTACAGGGGGTTTGCTCCCCTTTTTTTGCCTGTCTGGCAGAGCGGTTGATCCGAGAAGGACACCGCGTTCATAAAATCAACTTTAATGGTGGTGATGCTGCCTATTGGCGGGGGATGCCTGCCCGGTCATTTCGTGGACCGGTTACTGACTTGCCTGTTTTTCTTAAAAGTACGTTTCAGGAACATCAGATCAGCGATATTGTCCTGTTTGGTGATCGGCGCCCTGTCCATACATCCGCTGTACAACTGGCACAATCAAGCAGCATTCGTGTCCATGTCTTTGAGGAAGGGTATTTCCGTCCCCATTGGGTGACCCTTGAGCGGGACGGGGTGAATGCCCATTCCCTGCTGCCCCGTGATCCTGTCTGGTATCGCGAAATTGGTAAACAGCTTGGTGATAGTCTTGTCACAGAGCCATTTCAGACAACCCTCCGAATCAGGGCCACCCATGATGTCCTCTATCACCTCGCAAGTGCTGTCAATCCGCTGCTGTATCCAGGGTATCGCACCCATGCGCCTTGCATTGCACCGCTCATGTATGCCGGCTATGTCCGGCGTTTTGCCCTGAAGCCGCTGCATGAACGACGAGATACTGTGCTTGTCAATCAGTTGATCAGTTCACAAACTCCCTATTATCTCCTGCCGTTACAGCTGAACAGTGATGCCCAGATTCGTGATCACTCAAACTTCAAAGATATGGCTGATGTGATGGCCTTTGTGATGGCTTCGTTTGCCCTGCATGCGCCTGCAGGCAGCCGCTTGGTGATCAAGAATCATCCGCTTGATATGGGTCTGGTCAACTATCCACGCATCATTGCAGAACTTGAGGCACATTACGGTGTTACCGGCAGGGTAGACTACCTGGAAACCGGTAACCTTGAGGCTCTGGTGCAGCATGCCCGGGGAACAGTTACGGTTAACAGCACGGTGGGTGGGGTTGCATTACAGTACAGCTGCCCCACCATAACGCTCAGTGATCCGATCTATAATCTGGCTGGCCTGACCTTTCAGGGAGAGCTGGATAGCTTCTGGCAGCATGCAGAACCGCCTGATCAGGAGCTGTTCCGCTGTTTTAAGGCAACAGTAATTCAGTCCACCCAGATTAACGGAGGTTTTTACTGCGTCCGTGGAATTGATCTGGCAGTGAAAAATTCCATTAACCGTTTAACTGCTGATTGCTCTCCACTTGAGGAGTTGTTGTGA
- the cysN gene encoding sulfate adenylyltransferase subunit CysN translates to MSHRPNPIASDINAHLKSQEEKGMLRFVTCGSVDDGKSTLIGRLLWDSKLIFEDQLTALEADSKRVGTQGGEIDYALLLDGLQAEREQGITIDVAYRFFSTDKRKFIVADTPGHEQYTRNMVTGASTADVAVILVDARKGVLTQTRRHSYLVSLMGIRQVVLAVNKMDLVNFSESCFQAIREEYESFAAGLGFTYITSIPISALQGDNVIGAATPSKTLPASSLHPSSSGSNMPWYDGPTLMEYLETVDAVHDTLNQPFRMPVQWVNRPNLDFRGFCGTLASGRVRLGDEIVVAASGKTSRVARIVTMDGNLDQADAGQAVTLMLEDEIDISRGDLLADPSARPAFADQLEACIVWMCENALMAGRKYLLKSGCSTVPAAVSALKYKINVNSLQHEPAKRLELNEIGVCNLVLDRPITFDPYCENHTTGSFILIDRISNATVGAGMINFALRRATNVHWHTEQVTRDIRAGLMGQSPRVIWLTGLSGSGKSTIANALEQRLVQLGRHTMLLDGDNIRHGLNKDLGFTEADRIENIRRIGEVAKLMTEAGLVVITAFISPYRAEREMVRNLLPEDEFIEVHVSTSLEECERRDVKGLYKKARMGSIPNFTGISAPYEEPVSPSLVIDTELVAVEEAVDRILESIGFNR, encoded by the coding sequence ATGTCCCATCGACCCAATCCCATAGCCTCTGATATCAATGCTCACCTGAAAAGCCAGGAAGAGAAGGGAATGCTGCGCTTTGTCACTTGTGGCAGTGTTGACGATGGGAAAAGTACCTTGATAGGGCGCTTGCTATGGGACTCTAAGCTGATCTTTGAAGATCAGCTTACTGCCTTGGAAGCAGATAGTAAACGGGTCGGGACGCAAGGGGGAGAGATTGATTATGCCCTTCTGCTGGATGGTCTGCAGGCAGAGCGTGAGCAGGGTATCACTATCGATGTTGCTTATCGCTTTTTCTCAACGGACAAGCGCAAGTTTATAGTTGCGGATACGCCGGGTCATGAACAGTACACTCGTAACATGGTTACTGGTGCTTCTACTGCGGATGTTGCCGTGATTCTGGTTGATGCCCGGAAGGGGGTGTTGACACAAACCAGGCGGCACAGCTATCTGGTCTCTTTAATGGGAATCCGTCAGGTGGTTCTGGCTGTTAACAAGATGGATCTGGTGAATTTTTCTGAATCCTGTTTTCAGGCTATTCGTGAGGAATACGAGTCTTTTGCTGCCGGTTTGGGGTTTACCTATATCACGTCTATCCCAATTTCAGCTCTTCAGGGCGATAATGTCATCGGTGCAGCGACTCCGTCTAAAACCCTTCCAGCCTCCAGTTTGCATCCTTCATCCTCCGGCTCAAACATGCCGTGGTATGATGGTCCAACTTTAATGGAGTATCTGGAAACTGTTGATGCTGTGCATGACACTTTGAACCAGCCGTTCAGGATGCCGGTGCAGTGGGTTAATCGCCCAAATCTTGATTTCCGCGGGTTCTGCGGGACGCTCGCCTCAGGTCGGGTGCGGCTTGGTGATGAGATTGTCGTGGCTGCTTCAGGTAAGACCAGCCGGGTGGCACGGATTGTAACCATGGACGGCAACCTTGATCAGGCAGATGCTGGACAGGCGGTTACACTTATGCTTGAAGACGAAATTGATATCAGCCGTGGTGATCTTTTGGCAGATCCATCGGCTCGTCCTGCATTTGCTGATCAATTAGAGGCTTGTATTGTCTGGATGTGTGAAAACGCATTGATGGCTGGTCGCAAATATCTTCTGAAAAGTGGCTGCAGTACTGTTCCTGCAGCAGTAAGTGCTCTTAAATACAAGATTAATGTTAATTCATTGCAGCATGAACCGGCAAAAAGACTGGAGTTGAATGAAATAGGGGTCTGTAATCTGGTGCTGGACAGACCGATCACCTTTGATCCCTATTGTGAGAATCACACTACCGGTAGTTTTATCCTGATCGACCGTATCAGTAATGCAACCGTTGGTGCCGGTATGATTAATTTTGCCTTGCGTCGGGCAACAAACGTACATTGGCATACAGAACAGGTTACACGCGATATCCGGGCCGGTTTGATGGGGCAGTCTCCCCGTGTTATCTGGCTGACCGGGCTTTCCGGTTCCGGTAAGTCTACCATTGCCAATGCTCTTGAACAGAGGCTTGTACAGCTTGGAAGGCATACCATGCTGTTGGATGGAGATAATATCCGCCACGGTTTAAATAAGGATCTTGGTTTTACCGAGGCGGACAGGATTGAGAACATCAGGCGTATCGGTGAGGTGGCCAAGTTAATGACCGAGGCTGGTCTTGTTGTTATTACCGCCTTTATTTCGCCGTACCGTGCCGAGCGTGAGATGGTGCGTAATCTGCTTCCAGAAGATGAGTTTATCGAGGTGCATGTCAGCACTTCTCTGGAAGAGTGTGAGCGGCGTGATGTCAAGGGGCTGTATAAGAAAGCACGTATGGGGAGTATTCCTAACTTTACCGGAATCAGTGCTCCCTATGAGGAGCCGGTGTCGCCAAGTCTTGTGATTGATACTGAGCTGGTTGCTGTTGAAGAGGCTGTGGACAGGATTCTTGAATCCATTGGTTTCAACCGCTAA
- a CDS encoding capsular polysaccharide export protein, LipB/KpsS family, translated as MSLDTPLIPPMVYALDFSHWKKASLRSFFAGSQVRFVTQITQVPAGSTLAVWGCRELPGLADNITVIRLEDGFIRSVGLGADLTRPVSWVVDRQGIYFDATRPSDLEELLLTTAFSDDLCRRAAQLRERLVAVGLTKYNLSGRRWQRPDTDRPVILVPGQVESDASLAYGAPGIKTNMGLLQAVRAAYLDAYLIYKPHPDVLAGLRAKGRAEDQALTWCDEQITDVAMGELLPLIDELHTMTSLTGFEALLRGKKVTCYGQPFYCSWGLTTDLLPVARRSRRLTLDELVAGSLLLYPRYMSRTSGQLITAEQALEELLTWREQMPETATLWTRLKRTVLRLVVGVR; from the coding sequence ATGTCTCTTGATACCCCGCTCATACCTCCGATGGTGTATGCGCTTGATTTTTCCCATTGGAAGAAGGCAAGTCTGCGTTCTTTCTTTGCCGGCAGTCAGGTACGGTTTGTTACACAGATCACGCAGGTTCCTGCAGGTTCAACCCTGGCGGTATGGGGATGCAGAGAGCTGCCCGGCTTGGCTGATAATATAACTGTTATTCGGCTGGAAGATGGCTTTATCCGCTCTGTTGGTCTTGGGGCTGATCTGACCCGTCCGGTGTCGTGGGTGGTTGATCGGCAGGGGATCTACTTTGATGCCACCCGCCCCTCAGACCTTGAAGAACTGTTGCTGACCACAGCTTTTTCCGATGACTTGTGCAGGCGGGCAGCGCAGTTGCGTGAACGTCTGGTGGCAGTTGGCCTTACCAAGTACAACCTATCCGGTCGCAGATGGCAGCGGCCTGACACTGATAGGCCGGTCATTCTGGTGCCGGGTCAGGTGGAATCAGATGCCTCGCTGGCCTATGGGGCACCCGGTATTAAAACTAATATGGGGCTGCTGCAGGCGGTGCGGGCAGCCTATTTAGATGCCTACCTGATTTACAAACCCCATCCAGATGTACTGGCAGGCCTGCGGGCCAAAGGGCGGGCTGAGGATCAGGCCCTGACCTGGTGCGATGAACAGATAACAGATGTTGCCATGGGGGAGTTGTTGCCTCTGATTGATGAACTGCACACCATGACATCGTTAACCGGCTTTGAGGCGTTACTGCGGGGGAAAAAAGTGACCTGTTACGGTCAGCCTTTTTACTGCAGCTGGGGATTGACAACAGACTTGCTGCCGGTTGCTCGTCGGTCCCGCAGATTGACATTGGATGAACTGGTCGCCGGCAGCCTGCTGCTGTATCCTCGTTATATGAGCAGAACCAGTGGTCAGTTGATCACTGCAGAGCAGGCCCTTGAAGAACTTTTAACCTGGCGTGAGCAGATGCCTGAAACCGCGACGCTCTGGACCAGGCTTAAAAGAACTGTGCTTCGTCTTGTTGTGGGAGTCAGATAA
- a CDS encoding LTA synthase family protein, with the protein MHKALLISIGLPLACCLTFSFALELLLVPRPVWPWQRPVVAVMLHKGLCLLLFAPLLLLLQRPWFCCISILALQVLVIMISNAKYHSLQEPFIYQDFSYFVDALRFPRLYLPFLGAGRAVVAAVAFCAAIYGGLVVEQPLHAVYSFRQISGVAAVLIGAGLLLVLLGASVWSRLSLDPVIDLQQLGLFASLWGYCRAEQQTWSGYANPVFSQIPGQQITSTLPNLVVIQSESFFDPRRWYDGITPDLLRHFDALKQSSVSFGLLEVPAWGANTVRTEFAFLSGIANHLLGIHRFKPYRRVARQGLPTLPGYLKKLGYRTVCLHPYSSGFYDRKTVFPLLGFDEFIDISRFVAADYNGQYVGDAAVGRVLCAELAKHDGPGTQPLFIFVITMENHGPLHLEQLRPEEQEPLLTTPLPEGADDLPVYLRHLAQADQMLGVVKEQLTAMRHDAWLCLYGDHLPIMPQVYRQLGEPDGTVDYLVWGNRHQQAGTHEVRLEVEQLAQELLKKSGLMKGLA; encoded by the coding sequence GTGCATAAAGCGTTGTTAATCAGTATCGGCCTGCCGCTTGCCTGTTGCCTTACCTTCTCGTTTGCGCTGGAACTGCTGTTGGTCCCTCGCCCTGTCTGGCCGTGGCAACGTCCGGTGGTCGCCGTAATGTTGCACAAGGGTCTCTGTCTGCTTTTGTTTGCCCCGCTGCTTCTGTTGCTTCAACGCCCATGGTTCTGCTGTATCAGCATCCTGGCCCTGCAGGTTCTGGTGATAATGATCAGTAACGCCAAATATCACTCTCTGCAGGAACCGTTCATTTATCAGGATTTCAGCTATTTTGTCGATGCCCTGCGCTTTCCCCGGCTCTATCTGCCGTTTCTCGGGGCAGGACGGGCTGTGGTAGCCGCTGTTGCCTTTTGCGCTGCCATCTATGGCGGTCTGGTGGTGGAGCAACCGCTTCATGCGGTGTACTCTTTTCGACAGATCAGTGGCGTGGCAGCGGTTTTAATCGGCGCCGGTTTGCTGTTGGTGTTACTTGGGGCCTCTGTCTGGTCAAGATTGAGCCTTGATCCGGTTATAGATCTGCAACAGCTGGGGCTGTTTGCCAGCCTTTGGGGCTATTGTCGGGCAGAGCAACAGACCTGGTCCGGTTACGCCAATCCTGTTTTCAGTCAAATCCCGGGCCAGCAGATAACCTCAACGCTGCCCAATCTGGTGGTAATCCAGAGTGAATCCTTTTTTGATCCCCGGCGCTGGTATGATGGAATAACGCCTGATCTGTTGCGCCATTTTGATGCTCTGAAGCAATCCTCGGTCAGTTTTGGCCTGCTGGAGGTACCGGCCTGGGGGGCCAACACCGTACGCACGGAATTTGCCTTCCTCTCCGGCATTGCCAATCATCTGCTCGGTATCCACCGTTTCAAGCCGTATCGTCGGGTAGCACGCCAGGGGCTGCCAACGCTGCCGGGCTATCTCAAGAAACTTGGCTACCGTACGGTCTGTCTGCATCCGTATTCGTCCGGTTTTTATGATCGCAAGACCGTCTTTCCACTCTTGGGGTTTGATGAATTTATTGATATCTCACGCTTTGTTGCTGCTGATTACAACGGCCAGTATGTGGGGGATGCTGCTGTCGGGCGGGTGCTTTGCGCAGAGCTGGCAAAACATGATGGTCCGGGTACTCAACCGCTTTTTATCTTCGTGATTACCATGGAGAATCATGGTCCTTTGCATCTTGAACAGCTCAGGCCGGAAGAACAGGAACCACTGCTGACCACTCCGTTGCCTGAGGGAGCTGATGATCTGCCAGTCTACCTGCGTCATCTTGCACAGGCAGATCAGATGCTGGGTGTGGTGAAAGAGCAACTGACAGCCATGCGGCACGATGCTTGGCTCTGTCTCTACGGGGATCATCTGCCGATCATGCCGCAGGTTTACCGGCAACTGGGCGAACCGGATGGCACGGTGGATTATCTGGTCTGGGGAAACCGGCATCAGCAGGCGGGTACTCATGAGGTGCGTTTAGAGGTGGAACAGCTGGCACAGGAACTGTTGAAAAAATCCGGTCTGATGAAGGGGCTTGCATGA
- a CDS encoding formyl transferase — translation MSPSAKLRIIFCTTPSIYSDVVLQELVKSPHVQLVGVVASTRILRKNGWGWWDAVRLVRKTGLRYATYLWTVTTLYSLLRRLLVPDDPVRQHLREHRVPVHATRDINSSEGVTFVQNLQPDLLLSAHFNQLIGSVLLDLPSVGCLNIHPGALPQYKGVDPVIHALDRDEQRVGVTLHVQDTGFDTGAVLASAEAAVAAEDTLFSVTMRLFRRGTGLLLDCLAAHGAVLEGTPQEADAAYDSWPDSGLVGRLRSSGRRLIGVRLFWVCLRGNSLE, via the coding sequence ATGAGCCCCTCAGCCAAGCTGCGGATCATTTTCTGCACTACCCCCAGCATTTATTCAGATGTTGTTTTGCAGGAGCTTGTCAAATCTCCCCACGTGCAACTGGTGGGAGTGGTCGCCTCAACCCGGATTTTACGTAAAAACGGCTGGGGCTGGTGGGATGCTGTACGACTGGTGCGCAAGACCGGACTGCGTTACGCAACCTATCTCTGGACGGTAACAACGCTGTATAGTCTGTTGCGCCGTCTGTTGGTACCTGATGATCCGGTCAGGCAACATCTGCGAGAGCACCGGGTGCCGGTGCATGCCACCCGGGACATTAACAGCAGCGAGGGAGTTACTTTTGTTCAAAACCTGCAACCGGATCTGTTGCTGTCCGCCCACTTTAATCAGCTGATCGGATCTGTGTTGCTTGATCTGCCATCAGTTGGTTGTCTGAATATTCACCCCGGAGCGTTGCCGCAGTACAAGGGGGTTGATCCGGTGATTCATGCTCTGGACAGAGATGAACAGCGGGTGGGAGTGACACTGCATGTCCAGGATACCGGTTTTGATACCGGTGCAGTTCTTGCCTCGGCTGAAGCTGCAGTAGCTGCGGAAGATACGTTGTTTTCTGTAACTATGCGGCTTTTCAGGCGGGGGACAGGCCTGCTGCTTGATTGTCTGGCAGCGCATGGAGCTGTCTTGGAAGGGACTCCACAAGAAGCTGACGCTGCCTATGATTCATGGCCGGATAGCGGTTTGGTGGGGCGGCTGAGGAGCTCTGGCAGGAGGTTAATAGGTGTAAGGTTGTTTTGGGTTTGTCTACGGGGCAACAGCCTGGAATAA
- a CDS encoding glycosyltransferase family 4 protein has product MKNALPFLIDVSRLVGRLMKGRLPTGVDRVALAYVRQYGDRSRAFVREGRFHIVLNEKLSYSLFHLLLAPPDDFKAQAWRLIAQGAAAGIRQRDLSGSVFLNIGHSGLEYHRYPDLLKKMKVKPVFLVHDLIPITHPEYCRTGEGERHRVRMKTVLELAQGVITNSRATLDELARFADVLGMQLPPAQPAFLAPPAFTNFGLPRPVARPYFVVLGTIEPRKNHLLVLQVWKRLVEQWGDQAPLLVLIGQRGWECENVVDLLERCEALKSHIIERASCSDAELVTWLQHAQALLFPSFTEGFGLPLVEALACGTPVIASNLQVFAEIAGDLPDYCDPLDALGWLELVADYSSPGSQKRTAQLQRITNYKPPTWQEHFNKVELLLRQIVS; this is encoded by the coding sequence ATGAAGAATGCTCTCCCCTTTCTGATCGATGTATCCCGCCTGGTAGGCAGGCTGATGAAAGGGCGGCTACCCACTGGAGTTGACCGGGTGGCTCTTGCATATGTCAGGCAGTATGGTGATCGGTCACGGGCCTTTGTTCGTGAGGGACGTTTTCATATTGTTTTAAACGAAAAACTTTCGTATTCCCTGTTTCATTTGCTGCTTGCTCCGCCGGATGATTTCAAGGCTCAGGCCTGGCGGCTGATTGCCCAGGGGGCTGCCGCCGGTATCCGCCAACGTGATCTGAGCGGTTCTGTTTTTCTGAACATCGGGCACAGTGGTCTTGAATATCACCGCTATCCAGACCTGCTGAAAAAAATGAAGGTTAAGCCTGTTTTCCTGGTGCATGACCTGATTCCGATCACCCATCCTGAATACTGCCGTACCGGTGAAGGGGAACGCCATCGGGTCAGGATGAAGACCGTGCTGGAACTGGCTCAAGGGGTGATAACCAACTCTCGGGCCACCCTGGATGAACTGGCCCGTTTTGCCGATGTTCTGGGAATGCAACTGCCACCTGCACAGCCAGCCTTTCTGGCGCCTCCTGCCTTTACCAACTTTGGTTTGCCACGTCCGGTTGCACGTCCGTACTTTGTTGTGCTTGGTACCATTGAGCCACGTAAAAATCATCTACTGGTGCTGCAGGTTTGGAAACGTCTGGTAGAGCAGTGGGGAGATCAAGCACCGCTGTTGGTGCTGATTGGCCAACGGGGCTGGGAGTGCGAGAATGTAGTTGATCTGCTTGAACGTTGCGAGGCACTTAAAAGCCATATTATTGAACGTGCCTCCTGTTCGGACGCTGAGCTTGTCACCTGGCTCCAGCATGCCCAGGCTCTGCTGTTTCCCTCCTTTACAGAGGGGTTTGGCCTGCCGCTGGTAGAGGCCTTGGCATGCGGTACACCAGTTATAGCCAGTAACCTGCAGGTTTTTGCCGAGATTGCCGGTGATCTGCCGGACTACTGTGATCCGCTGGACGCCCTGGGCTGGCTGGAGTTGGTTGCTGACTACAGCAGCCCAGGCAGTCAGAAACGGACGGCGCAACTACAACGAATCACTAACTACAAACCTCCCACCTGGCAGGAGCATTTCAATAAAGTGGAACTACTATTAAGACAGATTGTGAGCTGA
- a CDS encoding polysaccharide biosynthesis/export family protein, which translates to MSGIQLVDLNDSVARRLLAQRKQELFSEKIGVGKPVNWLIGVGDVVEVSVWEAPPGTLFSPSMSDLKSAPASSRVTPFPEQMVDSDGLITIPFAGKIMVAGRSPQQVEADIVERLKGLANQPQVLVRVLRNNYATVTVVGEVANSSRIPLTPRGERLLDALASAGGVRQPVNKMTVQVTRGDLVQSMPLETVIRDPRQNITLQPGDVLTALYQPSSFTILGATGKNEEVNFEAQGISLAQALARGGGLQDSRANAQGVFVFRLESADALDWPAKPVRTTPDGKVPVIYRADLNDPASFFIAQSFPVHNKDVLYVANAPSVELQKFLNIIMTLAYPVINVIPLTR; encoded by the coding sequence TTGTCCGGTATTCAGCTGGTTGACCTGAATGATTCGGTGGCGCGCCGTTTGTTGGCACAACGTAAACAGGAACTGTTTTCCGAAAAAATCGGCGTTGGCAAACCGGTAAATTGGCTGATTGGTGTCGGTGATGTGGTTGAGGTCTCGGTTTGGGAGGCCCCCCCCGGAACTCTTTTTTCTCCTTCAATGAGTGATTTAAAGTCAGCCCCGGCTTCTTCACGGGTGACTCCGTTTCCGGAGCAGATGGTTGATAGTGACGGGCTGATAACCATACCGTTTGCCGGCAAGATCATGGTTGCTGGGCGCTCGCCCCAGCAGGTTGAAGCCGATATTGTCGAGCGCCTGAAGGGGCTGGCAAACCAGCCGCAGGTACTGGTGCGTGTGCTGCGAAACAACTACGCAACGGTGACGGTAGTAGGAGAGGTGGCAAACAGTTCTAGAATCCCGCTGACTCCAAGGGGAGAACGGCTGCTGGATGCCCTTGCTTCCGCAGGTGGCGTACGACAGCCGGTAAACAAGATGACGGTACAGGTGACCCGTGGTGATCTGGTGCAGTCCATGCCCCTTGAAACGGTAATCAGGGATCCCCGCCAGAACATTACACTGCAGCCCGGAGATGTCCTGACGGCTTTGTATCAGCCCTCCAGCTTTACCATTCTTGGGGCTACCGGAAAAAACGAAGAGGTTAATTTTGAGGCGCAGGGTATATCACTTGCCCAGGCTCTGGCCCGTGGGGGCGGGCTGCAGGACTCCCGTGCCAACGCGCAGGGGGTGTTTGTCTTCCGGCTTGAGTCTGCAGATGCGCTGGATTGGCCCGCTAAACCAGTTCGCACTACGCCGGATGGTAAGGTGCCGGTCATTTACCGGGCTGATCTGAATGATCCGGCCAGCTTTTTCATAGCACAGTCATTTCCGGTGCATAACAAGGATGTACTGTATGTGGCCAATGCTCCATCGGTGGAGCTGCAAAAATTTCTTAATATCATCATGACGTTGGCCTATCCGGTAATTAATGTGATTCCGCTGACTCGCTAG
- a CDS encoding SDR family NAD(P)-dependent oxidoreductase, with the protein MSWAQPKTILITGATGAIGSALAEQYATSGVTLLLFGRDELKLGQLAGRCRSLGAQVVTLVCDLADHRCFMEQLQQICEQNCPDLVIANAGVSSTADKDGESWQAIEEVVAVNMLAAMATVQMVVPFMRQQGRGQIALISSLAAWYGLPVTPAYSASKAAIKNYGEALRAGLAPEGISVSVVMPGFVSSAMSRTVPGPKPFQMSAEQAAQAISKGLVKGCSRISFPFPLNLGCWVLAVLPSALSGWLVKRLGYRA; encoded by the coding sequence GTGAGCTGGGCCCAGCCAAAAACGATTCTGATTACCGGTGCAACCGGTGCCATTGGCAGCGCATTAGCTGAACAGTATGCTACTTCTGGCGTGACACTGCTTCTGTTTGGGCGTGACGAGTTGAAGCTTGGACAGTTGGCAGGTCGTTGCCGGAGCCTGGGCGCACAGGTTGTGACACTCGTCTGTGATCTGGCCGATCATCGTTGTTTTATGGAGCAATTACAGCAGATCTGTGAACAAAACTGCCCGGATCTGGTGATTGCCAATGCCGGTGTCAGTAGCACCGCTGATAAGGATGGTGAGTCCTGGCAGGCGATTGAAGAGGTGGTGGCGGTAAATATGTTGGCTGCCATGGCTACGGTGCAGATGGTTGTTCCGTTCATGCGGCAGCAGGGCAGGGGACAGATCGCCCTGATCAGCTCGCTGGCTGCCTGGTACGGCCTGCCGGTTACCCCGGCATACTCTGCCAGTAAGGCAGCCATCAAGAACTATGGCGAAGCGTTGCGTGCCGGCCTTGCCCCTGAGGGAATCAGCGTGTCGGTTGTCATGCCCGGCTTTGTCAGTTCTGCCATGTCCCGCACCGTGCCAGGCCCAAAACCGTTTCAGATGAGTGCAGAACAGGCTGCACAAGCCATTAGCAAGGGCCTGGTAAAAGGCTGTTCCCGGATCAGCTTCCCGTTTCCGCTTAATCTGGGCTGCTGGGTGCTGGCTGTGCTGCCTTCAGCACTGTCCGGTTGGTTGGTCAAGAGGCTGGGCTACCGTGCATAA
- the cysD gene encoding sulfate adenylyltransferase subunit CysD encodes MYLNMTHLRQLESESIHIIREVVSECENPVMLYSIGKDSSVMLHLALKAFYPAKPSFPLMHIDTTWKFREMISFRDQMASEYGFDLLVHINQDGVDQGISPFKHGSALYTDIMKTEGLKQALSKYKFDAAFGGARRDEEKSRAKERIFSFRSANHGWDPKNQRPELWNLYNTRVNPGENIRVFPLSNWTELDVWQYIYLEQIPIVPLYFAKQRPVVKRNGMLILLDDERLKLQPGEQVQMKPVRFRTLGCYPLTGAIESTAATLPEIIQEMLLTRTSERQGRLIDHDQAGSMEKKKQEGYF; translated from the coding sequence ATGTACCTTAATATGACCCATCTGCGCCAGCTTGAGTCCGAAAGCATTCATATTATTCGCGAAGTTGTCTCAGAATGTGAAAATCCGGTCATGCTCTATTCGATTGGCAAAGATTCTTCGGTTATGTTGCATCTGGCGTTGAAGGCCTTTTACCCTGCAAAACCATCATTTCCTTTAATGCATATTGATACCACCTGGAAGTTTCGAGAGATGATTAGCTTCAGGGACCAAATGGCGTCAGAGTATGGCTTTGATCTGCTGGTACATATCAATCAGGATGGCGTTGATCAAGGGATCAGTCCGTTTAAGCATGGTTCAGCGCTCTATACGGATATTATGAAAACGGAGGGACTCAAGCAGGCGTTGAGCAAATACAAGTTTGATGCAGCCTTTGGTGGAGCACGCAGGGATGAAGAAAAATCAAGGGCTAAAGAACGGATTTTTTCTTTTCGTAGCGCGAACCATGGTTGGGACCCCAAGAACCAGCGTCCAGAATTATGGAACCTATACAACACCCGCGTCAATCCAGGAGAGAATATTCGAGTTTTTCCACTCTCAAATTGGACTGAACTTGATGTCTGGCAGTACATCTATCTTGAGCAGATCCCAATTGTACCGCTTTATTTTGCCAAACAGCGTCCGGTAGTGAAGCGAAATGGCATGCTAATACTGCTTGATGATGAGCGACTGAAGCTGCAGCCTGGTGAACAGGTGCAGATGAAGCCGGTTCGGTTCCGTACGCTAGGCTGTTATCCTTTGACGGGAGCAATAGAGTCTACTGCAGCGACTTTGCCTGAGATCATTCAGGAAATGCTGCTGACCAGAACTTCTGAGAGACAAGGGCGTCTGATTGACCACGATCAGGCCGGATCTATGGAAAAGAAAAAGCAAGAGGGCTATTTCTGA